A region of the Pieris napi unplaced genomic scaffold, ilPieNapi1.2, whole genome shotgun sequence genome:
ATCAgtataccgcgacgagagctTCGTCAACTATATGCGTTTTCTCGTATTCTAGTGTCAAACTTTTCACTAACACGTCTCAGTTTGATcggattttttgtaataattaattaacaaatttcaCCAAATCTCAATTCTAATTAGACTTTATGATATCCGCGACCGGTCACTACTTCGAGTCGCCGCCGAGGCGTTTGCGTGCGTTAGGTATCGACGTTTAAAGTTTGTTATTGTCGACTCGCGCGCGTACCGTTAACTTTAAATTgcaaatttaacaattaaatctAAACAATTTCACACGTGTGATGTCTCCCTTTGAACGTCAAGATTCCAAGGTTCAACGGGATCCATTCGTTTCGacaatatattaagattacgaTTGATTTTGTCGCATCGAATGCGACATGTTGTAGAACAGCACCACTCTCCGAGGCGAGGCCGTAGACGCGCGCGTTCCCTTTGCTccataacaatataaaacgaaatagagtatattattatttatttgatatgaTCGAAAAGgaggataaaataaattaaataacaaaaatttcattaacGCAGCCGCAGAGCGATGCGAGGTTCGGTCGCAACCTGCAGGCagctgtttaattataatatcaatGTCTTCTATTTGCCTTGAACCTAAACccttatgtatattataaccACTCTACTTATAACTAACTACGTTTGCGATATGCTCGTACATCGTTATTATGACGAGACAGTTAACGCCGTACTTATGTACATACGaagattttatataagtaattattatcatgCTAGTGCTACGTAGATAGTAAGCAGTGTCTGTAATAGTGGTGGTGTGTATGTAAAATCAATCATTTTAtctattagatatttatttatttattcatattggtaataaatataccataaattattatctaattaattatagtggaCGTTTAGTCGTTGTgataacgttttatttttattatcgaaacATATGCGGCCCTGAAAAGGGCCTTTTTTTGTTAGTGTGTCATGTATACAAAAGTATACGAGACCGAACTCAACTTAACCGCCGAAACCGTAGAGGGTGCGGCCCTGGCGCTTCAGAGCGTACACAACGTCCATGGCGGTGACGGTCTTCCTCTTGGCGTGCTCCGTGTAGGTTACCGCGTCGCGGATGACGTTCTCGAGGAAAACCTTGAGAACACCGCGGGTCTCCTCGTATATGAGACCGGAGATACGTTTCACGCCGCCCCTGCGCGCCAGACGACGAATCGCCGGCTTGGTGATACCCTGGATGTTATCACGGAGCACCTTCCTGTGACGCTTCGCACCACCTTTTCCCAATCCCTTTCCTCCCTTACCGCGACCGGTCATTGTTACCGATTACCGAATTAACCGAACAGAAAAACACTGCGCACGTACGTGTGGCACGTACTACGATCACTGTTAGAATGCGCTCCGCGCTCTAACTGCTTTCCTCCGCGCAATCACCCTTGAGTGGCGCTGGAAACCCCGTTACGCCCATGGGCTTGCGGGGGGTTGCGGGGTACGCGTCCCGCTCAACGGCGGGACGGTCGTTGGGGTGGGCCTGGCGCGGCCCTGAACTTCGTTTGCGCTGCGGAGCGTCTTCGCTCACGCAGCGCCTCTCGTGTCATGTCCGTGGGGCTGGTGGCGCCCCCCCGTGGCGGTAACGGGCGCGCGCGGGCGCGGTCGTACCACACCGGGTGAGACCCTCGGTTACCCGAGGGAAGCCCAGCGAGGCAGACCAGCGGACGAATCCTCTGCGCGCTCCGAGACGCCGACGGGAGGGGTCCAGCCCATTAGTCTTGGATGTTGTCGTAATGTTATGTGGATTCGTCAGATTCAGCCTCCGCGCGGACCAGCTCGCGCGGGAAGGCTCGCCTGTGGTCTGGAGGCCGAGTATGATGCGGGGCGAGGCGCCGGAGGTGCTCGAAGCCGGAGGCGTCCGCACGCTCGAACATGCGCCTCGCCAGCTCGCCGATAAAGTCATCCAGACCTTGTTGTCTTAGGTCCCTCGAGATGGTCGCGTTTCTCACGTAACGCGGCGCGTCGACGATACGTCGAAGGGTGGTGCTCTGCACGGCGCGCAACCGACGCCGGTGCGTCTCGGCCGCGAGAGCGTACCACGCGGGCGCCGCGTACGTGAGATGTGGTCTTATATAGATCTTGTATAATGCCAGTTTTTGTCGCAATGGGAGGCTCGACTGGAGCACCGGGCGCAGTCTGGCGGCGGCCGCCTTCGCGCGGCCTACGGCTGCGGCGACGTGCGGGCGCATCGTGAGGCCTCGGTCCAGCGTGATGCCCAAGTAGGTGACTTGGGGGCGCCACTGAACCTCGGCCCCTTGCAGGATGAGCGGCGGCGGGAGCTTTTTCCCCTGCCCGAAGATGATGGCTTGTGTTTTGGCGGCGTTCGCCGTGAGGCGCCGCTCCGCCA
Encoded here:
- the LOC125062976 gene encoding histone H4, which translates into the protein MTGRGKGGKGLGKGGAKRHRKVLRDNIQGITKPAIRRLARRGGVKRISGLIYEETRGVLKVFLENVIRDAVTYTEHAKRKTVTAMDVVYALKRQGRTLYGFGG